In a genomic window of Streptomyces sp. NBC_01231:
- a CDS encoding potassium channel family protein gives MKLPGQDAIARQADEHLVTHRVKLPRTVVEHPFRQVAKRLSMALLVLVATALLVYVDRDGYNDNSDGSVDFLDAWYYATVTLSTTGYGDITPVSDGARLTNIFVVTPLRVLFLIILVGTTLEVLTERTREEWRLTRWRSTLRDHTVVVGFGTKGRSAIQTVCATGLKKEQVVVVDPSGKAIDAATAEGYAGVVGDATRSEVLKRAELHKARKIIIATQRDDTAVLVTLTARQLNKGAKIVAAVREEENAPLLKQSGADAVITSASAAGRLLGLSVLSPAAGMVMEDLIQQGSGLDIIERPVIKAEVGKPARETKDLVVSVVRGHRVLGYDDPAVGALELTDRLITIVRATPSSQIAPDARPIPQD, from the coding sequence GTGAAACTTCCGGGCCAGGACGCGATCGCCCGGCAGGCGGACGAGCATCTCGTGACCCATCGGGTGAAGCTCCCGCGCACCGTGGTGGAGCACCCGTTCCGACAGGTGGCCAAGCGGCTGTCGATGGCCCTGCTGGTTCTCGTGGCGACCGCCCTGCTGGTCTACGTCGATCGCGACGGCTACAACGACAACTCCGACGGCTCGGTCGACTTCCTCGACGCCTGGTACTACGCGACGGTCACCCTGTCCACCACCGGCTACGGCGACATCACCCCCGTCAGCGATGGCGCCAGGCTCACCAACATCTTCGTCGTCACACCCTTGCGCGTGCTGTTCCTGATCATCCTGGTCGGCACCACGCTCGAAGTCCTCACGGAACGCACCCGGGAGGAATGGCGGCTCACCCGCTGGAGGTCCACCTTGCGCGACCACACCGTCGTCGTCGGCTTTGGAACCAAGGGGCGGTCGGCGATCCAGACCGTCTGTGCGACGGGCCTGAAGAAGGAGCAGGTCGTGGTGGTCGACCCCAGCGGCAAGGCGATCGACGCCGCGACCGCGGAGGGCTATGCCGGTGTCGTCGGGGACGCCACCCGCAGCGAGGTGCTGAAGCGGGCCGAGCTGCACAAGGCACGGAAGATCATCATCGCGACCCAGCGCGATGACACGGCGGTCCTGGTGACACTGACGGCCCGGCAGCTCAACAAGGGCGCGAAGATCGTGGCGGCCGTGCGCGAGGAGGAGAACGCGCCGCTGCTGAAACAGTCCGGCGCCGACGCGGTGATCACCAGCGCCAGCGCGGCCGGACGGCTGCTCGGGCTGTCCGTGCTCAGTCCCGCTGCCGGCATGGTGATGGAGGATCTGATCCAGCAGGGCAGTGGGCTCGACATCATCGAACGGCCGGTCATAAAGGCCGAGGTGGGCAAGCCGGCGCGGGAGACGAAAGACCTGGTGGTGAGCGTCGTACGAGGGCACCGGGTGCTCGGCTACGACGATCCGGCCGTCGGGGCACTGGAACTGACGGACCGGCTGATCACGATCGTGCGGGCGACGCCGAGCAGCCAGATCGCGCCCGACGCCCGACCGATTCCCCAGGACTGA
- a CDS encoding ABC transporter permease — MSTATTTETKDLAPVRAETLAALLVAGERPPRPSALSASLTFGWRAILKIKHVPEQLFDVTAFPIMMVLMYTYLFGGALAGSPEEYIQFLLPGILVMSVVMITMYTGVSVNTDIEKGVFDRFRSLPIWRPSTMVGYLLGDALRYTIASVVMLTVGMILGYRPDGGVGGVLAGIVLLVVFSFAFSWIWTMFGLMLRTEKSVMGVSMMVIFPLTFLSNVFVDPKTMPGWLQAFVNNSPVTHVASAVRGLMAGDWPADEVAWSLGWAGLFLAVFGPITMRLYNRK, encoded by the coding sequence ATGAGCACCGCGACGACCACGGAGACCAAGGACCTTGCCCCGGTCAGAGCCGAAACCCTCGCCGCGCTGCTCGTCGCCGGTGAGCGGCCGCCGCGGCCCAGCGCGCTGTCGGCCTCGCTGACCTTCGGCTGGCGGGCCATCCTCAAGATCAAGCACGTGCCGGAGCAGCTCTTCGACGTCACGGCGTTCCCGATCATGATGGTGCTGATGTACACGTACCTCTTCGGGGGCGCCCTGGCCGGGTCCCCGGAGGAGTACATCCAGTTCCTGCTGCCCGGCATCCTGGTGATGTCGGTCGTGATGATCACGATGTACACGGGCGTCTCGGTGAACACCGACATCGAGAAGGGCGTCTTCGACCGCTTCCGGTCGCTGCCCATCTGGCGGCCGTCGACGATGGTCGGCTATCTCCTCGGCGACGCCCTGCGCTACACGATCGCGTCGGTCGTGATGCTCACGGTCGGCATGATCCTCGGCTACCGCCCGGACGGCGGGGTCGGCGGCGTCCTCGCCGGGATCGTGCTGCTGGTCGTGTTCTCGTTCGCGTTCTCGTGGATCTGGACGATGTTCGGGCTGATGCTGCGCACCGAGAAGTCGGTGATGGGCGTCAGCATGATGGTGATCTTCCCGCTGACGTTCCTGTCCAACGTCTTCGTCGACCCGAAGACCATGCCGGGCTGGTTGCAGGCCTTCGTCAACAACAGTCCGGTGACCCATGTGGCGTCGGCGGTACGGGGTCTGATGGCGGGTGACTGGCCGGCCGACGAGGTCGCCTGGTCGCTGGGCTGGGCGGGCCTGTTCCTGGCGGTCTTCGGGCCGATCACGATGCGGCTGTACAACCGTAAGTAG
- a CDS encoding ATP-binding cassette domain-containing protein, translated as MSQHTSGLAIETAGLVKTFGETRAVDGVDLAVPAGTVYGVLGPNGAGKTTTVKMLATLLRPDGGQAHVFGHDIVREADEVRGRVSLTGQYASVDEDLTGTENLILLGRLLGHGKKAARERSGQLLEAFGLTDAGAKQVKHYSGGMRRRIDIAASILNTPDLLFLDEPTTGLDPRSRNQVWDIIRAVVAQGTTVLLTTQYLDEADQLASRIAVIDQGKVIAEGTKGELKASVGAGSVHLRLRDPAQRPQAEEVLRLTLDADVQLEPDPVALTARVGAGAANGQGAAEQAARALAELARGGIVVDNFSLGQPSLDEVFLALTGHDTHETKNSEVAEDSNDSNGSDDSKDEVAA; from the coding sequence ATGAGCCAGCACACGTCCGGCCTGGCCATCGAGACCGCAGGCCTGGTGAAGACGTTCGGCGAGACACGGGCCGTCGACGGAGTCGACCTCGCGGTGCCGGCCGGCACTGTCTACGGCGTTCTCGGCCCGAACGGCGCCGGCAAGACGACCACCGTGAAGATGCTCGCCACCCTGCTGCGACCCGACGGCGGCCAGGCCCACGTCTTCGGCCACGACATCGTGCGCGAGGCCGACGAGGTCCGCGGCCGGGTCAGCCTCACCGGCCAGTACGCGTCGGTGGACGAGGACCTCACCGGTACCGAGAACCTGATCCTGCTGGGCCGACTGCTCGGCCACGGCAAGAAGGCCGCGCGGGAGCGTTCCGGGCAGCTGCTGGAAGCCTTCGGCCTCACGGACGCGGGCGCGAAGCAGGTCAAGCACTACTCCGGCGGTATGCGGCGCCGTATCGACATCGCCGCCTCCATCCTCAACACCCCGGACCTGCTCTTCCTCGACGAGCCGACGACCGGCCTCGACCCGCGCAGCCGCAACCAGGTGTGGGACATCATCCGCGCGGTCGTCGCCCAGGGCACCACCGTGCTGCTGACCACGCAGTACCTCGACGAGGCCGACCAACTGGCGTCCCGGATCGCCGTCATCGACCAGGGCAAGGTGATCGCCGAGGGGACCAAGGGCGAGCTGAAGGCGTCCGTGGGCGCCGGCTCCGTACATCTGCGCCTGCGTGATCCGGCGCAGCGGCCGCAGGCCGAGGAGGTGCTGCGGCTGACCCTGGACGCGGACGTGCAGCTCGAGCCGGATCCGGTGGCGCTGACGGCCCGTGTCGGGGCGGGTGCGGCGAACGGGCAGGGTGCGGCCGAGCAGGCGGCCCGGGCGCTCGCCGAGCTGGCTCGCGGCGGGATCGTCGTCGACAACTTCTCCTTGGGCCAGCCCAGCCTGGACGAGGTGTTCCTCGCCCTCACCGGACATGACACCCACGAGACCAAAAACTCGGAAGTCGCTGAGGACTCCAACGACTCCAACGGCTCCGACGACTCGAAGGACGAGGTGGCGGCATGA
- a CDS encoding NAD(P)H-quinone oxidoreductase, protein MHAITIPEPGGPEALVWDEVPDPVPGEGEVLVEVAASAVNRADILQRQGFYDPPPGSSRYPGLECSGRIAELGPGVSGWSVGDEVCALLAGGGYAEKVAVPAGQLLPLPKGIDLGRAAALPEVVCTVWSNVFMIAHLRPGETLLVHGGSSGIGTMAIQLAKAVGAKVAVTAGSREKLDRCAELGADVLVNYRDQDFVEEVRKATDGAGADVILDNMGAKYLDRNVRALAVNGRLAIIGMQGGIKAELNIATLLTKRAAISATSLRARPLGEKTSIVAAVREHVWPLLDSGQVRPIVDRELPMSDAAAAHRVVEESGHIGKVLLVTP, encoded by the coding sequence ATGCATGCGATCACGATTCCCGAACCTGGTGGGCCCGAGGCGCTGGTGTGGGACGAGGTCCCTGATCCTGTGCCCGGCGAGGGCGAGGTGCTGGTCGAGGTGGCGGCCAGTGCCGTCAACCGCGCCGACATTCTGCAACGCCAGGGCTTCTACGACCCGCCGCCCGGCTCGTCCCGCTACCCCGGCCTGGAGTGCTCCGGACGGATCGCCGAGCTCGGCCCCGGGGTCTCCGGCTGGTCCGTCGGCGACGAGGTGTGCGCGCTGCTCGCCGGCGGTGGCTACGCGGAGAAGGTCGCCGTCCCCGCCGGCCAGCTGCTGCCGCTGCCGAAGGGCATCGACCTCGGGCGGGCCGCGGCGTTGCCGGAGGTGGTCTGCACGGTCTGGTCGAACGTCTTCATGATCGCCCACCTCCGCCCCGGCGAGACGCTGCTCGTGCACGGTGGTTCCAGCGGCATCGGCACGATGGCGATCCAGCTCGCCAAGGCCGTCGGCGCCAAGGTCGCCGTGACCGCGGGCAGCAGGGAGAAGCTGGACCGGTGTGCCGAGCTGGGCGCCGACGTACTGGTCAACTACCGGGACCAGGACTTCGTCGAAGAGGTCAGGAAGGCCACCGACGGCGCGGGCGCCGACGTCATCCTCGACAACATGGGAGCCAAGTACCTCGACCGCAACGTGCGGGCGCTGGCCGTCAACGGCCGGCTCGCGATCATCGGCATGCAGGGCGGCATCAAGGCCGAGCTGAACATCGCCACGCTCCTGACCAAGCGGGCCGCGATCAGCGCGACCTCGCTCAGGGCCCGCCCGCTCGGTGAGAAGACCTCGATCGTGGCGGCCGTACGCGAGCACGTGTGGCCGCTGCTCGATTCCGGTCAGGTACGTCCGATCGTCGACCGCGAGCTCCCGATGAGCGACGCGGCCGCCGCACACCGGGTGGTGGAGGAGAGCGGCCACATCGGCAAGGTCCTGCTGGTCACTCCGTAG
- a CDS encoding bacterial proteasome activator family protein has protein sequence MEMPRNERSPENPQILVLGQDGMALGGGGDEDSREVPVTEMVEQPAKVMRIGSMIKQLLEEVRAAPLDEASRVRLKEIHASSVKELEDGLAPELVEELERLSLPFTHESTPSDAELRIAQAQLVGWLEGLFHGIQTTLFAQQMAARAQLEQMRRALPPGVGGHEETDDPRAGGRSGGPYL, from the coding sequence ATGGAGATGCCGAGGAACGAACGGTCGCCGGAGAACCCTCAGATCCTGGTCTTGGGTCAGGACGGGATGGCTCTCGGCGGCGGAGGCGACGAGGACTCCCGCGAGGTTCCGGTGACGGAGATGGTGGAGCAGCCGGCGAAGGTCATGCGGATCGGAAGCATGATCAAGCAGCTGCTGGAAGAGGTCCGCGCGGCTCCTCTGGACGAGGCGAGCCGGGTGCGGCTCAAGGAGATCCACGCCAGCTCGGTGAAGGAACTGGAGGACGGTCTGGCTCCGGAGCTCGTCGAGGAGCTGGAGCGGCTCTCCCTGCCCTTCACGCACGAGTCGACCCCGAGCGACGCCGAACTGCGGATCGCACAGGCCCAGTTGGTCGGCTGGCTGGAAGGGCTCTTCCACGGGATCCAGACCACGCTGTTCGCCCAGCAGATGGCCGCACGCGCCCAGCTGGAGCAGATGCGCCGGGCCCTCCCGCCGGGCGTCGGCGGCCACGAGGAAACCGACGACCCGCGCGCGGGCGGCCGCTCGGGCGGGCCGTACCTGTAA
- a CDS encoding protein kinase, giving the protein MSQDGAQGRYAGRAIAGGRYQLRDLLGEGGMASVHLAYDSVLDRQVAIKTLHTELGREQAFRERFRREAQAVAKLTHTNIVSVFDTGEDDLDGTTMPYIVMEYVEGQPLGSVLNTDVGQHGAMPADKALKITADVLAALEISHEMGLVHRDIKPGNVMMTKRGVVKVMDFGIARAMQSGVTSMTQTGMVVGTPQYLSPEQALGRGVDARSDLYSVGIMLFQLVTGRLPFDADSPLAIAYAHVQEEPVAPSSINRALPPAVDALVARALKKNPNERFPSAEAMRDECLRVAASFQPAAPSIVPGAPTQSGAGVGSAVFPPIDQTPPPQGNVQTPYQPTPHPYGTPTPSAHSPAYGYPQQHGYQAPGPAAYAPQQGASTPPPYNLTPQTTVASPGGGGKGNKPVIIGSIVVSLVAVGGLVAALMMNSGGSDDAGGDPSASPSASATKEAGYRGPDTAKTIETTECTEPEESYNDPDQVRMPDFQYKNWDSVLECLKAAGWHYTTNDVDENTFGDGAVMKQFPEKGTDFDPKKPPKMQFDVSTGNPS; this is encoded by the coding sequence ATGAGCCAGGACGGCGCTCAGGGCCGGTACGCGGGGCGGGCGATCGCCGGCGGCCGTTATCAGCTGCGCGACTTGCTGGGCGAGGGCGGCATGGCCTCCGTGCACCTCGCGTACGACTCGGTGCTCGACCGGCAGGTCGCGATCAAGACACTTCACACCGAGCTCGGCCGCGAGCAGGCCTTCCGTGAGCGCTTCCGCCGCGAGGCCCAGGCCGTGGCCAAGCTCACGCACACCAACATCGTCTCCGTCTTCGACACCGGCGAGGACGATCTGGACGGCACGACGATGCCGTACATCGTCATGGAGTACGTCGAGGGCCAGCCGCTCGGTTCGGTGCTGAACACGGACGTGGGGCAGCACGGCGCGATGCCCGCCGACAAGGCGCTGAAGATCACCGCGGACGTGCTCGCGGCGCTGGAGATCAGCCACGAGATGGGGCTGGTCCACCGGGACATCAAGCCGGGCAACGTCATGATGACCAAGCGCGGGGTCGTCAAGGTGATGGACTTCGGCATCGCGCGGGCCATGCAGTCCGGCGTCACCTCCATGACCCAGACCGGCATGGTCGTCGGCACCCCGCAGTACCTCTCTCCCGAGCAGGCGCTCGGACGCGGCGTGGACGCCCGCTCCGACCTCTACTCCGTCGGCATCATGCTGTTCCAGTTGGTCACCGGCCGGCTGCCGTTCGACGCGGACTCGCCGCTGGCGATCGCGTACGCGCACGTGCAGGAGGAGCCGGTCGCTCCTTCGTCGATCAACCGCGCCCTGCCGCCGGCAGTGGACGCGCTGGTCGCCCGCGCGCTGAAGAAGAACCCGAACGAACGCTTCCCGAGCGCCGAGGCCATGCGCGACGAGTGCCTGCGCGTGGCCGCGTCCTTCCAGCCCGCCGCGCCGAGCATCGTGCCGGGCGCACCGACGCAGAGCGGCGCGGGCGTCGGTTCCGCGGTGTTCCCGCCGATCGACCAGACACCGCCGCCCCAGGGCAACGTCCAGACGCCGTACCAGCCGACGCCGCATCCGTACGGCACCCCGACCCCGTCGGCGCACTCCCCGGCGTACGGCTATCCGCAGCAGCACGGTTACCAGGCGCCCGGCCCGGCCGCGTACGCCCCGCAGCAGGGCGCGTCGACGCCGCCGCCGTACAACCTCACGCCCCAGACGACGGTCGCCTCCCCCGGGGGCGGCGGCAAGGGCAACAAGCCGGTGATCATCGGCTCGATCGTCGTCTCGCTGGTCGCCGTCGGCGGGCTGGTCGCGGCGCTGATGATGAACAGCGGCGGCAGTGACGACGCGGGCGGGGACCCCAGTGCCAGCCCGTCGGCCTCGGCGACCAAGGAGGCGGGCTACCGCGGGCCGGACACGGCGAAGACGATCGAGACGACCGAGTGCACCGAACCTGAGGAGTCGTACAACGACCCCGACCAGGTGCGGATGCCGGACTTCCAGTACAAGAACTGGGACTCGGTTCTGGAATGTCTGAAGGCCGCGGGCTGGCACTACACCACGAACGACGTGGACGAGAACACCTTCGGTGACGGCGCAGTCATGAAGCAGTTCCCCGAGAAGGGGACCGACTTCGATCCGAAGAAGCCGCCGAAGATGCAGTTCGACGTCTCCACCGGCAACCCCTCCTGA
- a CDS encoding protein kinase: MAQQQRAQGPSDPEATGGGMSDAPEMWGNGGLVGDGRYRLTRRLGRGGMAEVFAAEDVRLGRTVAVKLLRADLAEDPTSKARFTREAQSVAGLNHHAIVAVYDSGEDFVGGQSVPYIVMEIVEGRTIRDLLLNAEAPGPEQALIIVSGVLEALAYSHQHGIVHRDIKPANVIITHNGAVKVMDFGIARALHGASTTMTQTGMVMGTPQYLSPEQALGKAVDHRSDLYATGCLLYELLALRPPFTGETPLSVVYQHVQDIPTPPSEVSQAVPPELDGLVMRSLAKEPDDRFQTAEEMRGLVQYGLQMLYEQGGHTGTWNTGHVAVHDGRHTPAAGLAGTSVMPHPGDASGTTQIPQQILPNRYGGGDEGGFEGHGNRGGGGRGKLWILAVLAVVAIAAGVALALKSGSGEVEDPGTTKSPTTSQTTPKETVDETPSDDTSDEPTDTNTDDGTGTGTGTGSDPDYSPSYSPSYTPSQPQTQDPTDDPTDDPTTGGPSDNPTTSAPPDEPTDDPTDPTGETVSGALGGNGGEGGT, encoded by the coding sequence ATGGCACAGCAGCAGCGCGCTCAGGGCCCGTCCGACCCCGAGGCGACTGGCGGCGGGATGTCAGATGCGCCGGAAATGTGGGGGAACGGCGGACTGGTCGGGGACGGCCGATATCGGCTGACCCGCAGACTCGGCCGGGGCGGCATGGCCGAGGTGTTCGCGGCCGAGGACGTACGCCTCGGACGCACCGTGGCGGTCAAACTGCTGCGCGCCGACCTTGCCGAGGACCCGACCTCCAAGGCCCGCTTCACACGCGAGGCCCAGTCCGTCGCCGGCCTCAACCACCACGCGATCGTCGCCGTGTACGACTCCGGCGAGGACTTCGTCGGCGGCCAGTCCGTGCCGTACATCGTGATGGAGATCGTCGAGGGGCGCACGATCCGCGACCTGCTCCTGAACGCCGAGGCGCCCGGGCCCGAGCAGGCCCTGATCATCGTCTCGGGTGTCCTGGAGGCGCTCGCCTATTCGCACCAGCACGGCATCGTGCACCGCGACATCAAGCCGGCCAACGTCATCATCACCCACAACGGCGCCGTGAAGGTGATGGACTTCGGCATCGCCCGCGCGCTGCACGGCGCGTCCACGACGATGACGCAGACCGGCATGGTCATGGGCACCCCGCAGTACCTCTCCCCGGAGCAGGCGCTCGGCAAGGCCGTCGACCACCGCTCCGACCTCTACGCGACGGGCTGCCTCCTCTACGAACTCCTCGCGCTGCGGCCCCCGTTCACCGGTGAGACCCCGCTGTCGGTCGTCTACCAGCACGTCCAGGACATTCCGACGCCCCCGTCCGAGGTCTCCCAAGCAGTCCCGCCGGAGCTCGACGGACTTGTCATGCGCTCTCTCGCCAAGGAGCCCGACGACCGGTTCCAGACGGCCGAGGAGATGCGCGGCCTGGTCCAGTACGGCCTGCAGATGCTGTACGAGCAGGGCGGCCACACCGGCACCTGGAACACCGGCCATGTCGCCGTGCACGACGGCCGGCACACCCCGGCGGCGGGCCTCGCCGGCACGTCCGTCATGCCGCACCCCGGTGACGCCTCCGGCACCACGCAGATCCCGCAGCAGATCCTGCCCAACCGCTACGGCGGCGGGGACGAGGGCGGCTTCGAGGGGCACGGCAACCGGGGCGGCGGCGGACGCGGCAAGCTGTGGATCCTCGCCGTCCTCGCGGTGGTCGCCATCGCGGCGGGCGTGGCACTGGCGCTCAAGAGCGGCAGCGGGGAGGTCGAAGACCCCGGCACCACCAAGTCGCCGACCACCTCGCAGACCACTCCCAAGGAGACGGTCGACGAGACACCGAGCGACGACACGAGCGACGAGCCCACCGACACGAACACGGACGACGGCACGGGCACAGGCACGGGCACGGGCTCCGACCCGGACTACTCGCCGTCGTACTCGCCGTCCTACACGCCCTCCCAGCCGCAGACGCAGGACCCGACCGACGATCCGACGGACGACCCGACGACCGGGGGCCCGTCGGACAATCCGACGACCTCGGCGCCGCCGGACGAACCGACGGACGACCCGACGGATCCGACCGGTGAAACCGTCTCGGGCGCCTTGGGCGGCAACGGGGGCGAGGGCGGGACCTGA
- a CDS encoding phosphotransferase, protein MPHAPPLGALLRQYAAGSALTCEPVDQGLLNGGYRLRTTRGRYFLKHHFDPETADPDAIARQHRATQRLAALGVPVAPPLTGRDGRTVAVVGGHAYALHPWIDGRHRHGGQLTTAQCARLGSLLGMVHASLERVMPTQARTRAKGWTPLESPATRAHGHPHIPRPRPSTAPPTHSTDRHGSRVTTGHRSDTRLSPPPPRAESTPAPIPTAAGAPAPPPYASEPPAPHPLTTGPTTDDLRPPSADPADTFTLIDELLGRVHRHRPSDSFDELARYRLLERRALLEQHADRRPPRGGSVGWVHGDFHPFNLLYKGDAPAAIVDWDRLGVKPRAEEAVRAAAIFFVLPMGALDLPKVRAYARAYRRTAGATPSQLAAAVHRVWWERLNDFWMLRWHYERGDTRADPQFPAASALAVWWTREYDAVCDAFAD, encoded by the coding sequence ATGCCCCACGCGCCCCCGTTGGGCGCCCTCCTCCGCCAGTACGCCGCCGGGTCCGCCCTCACCTGCGAGCCCGTCGACCAGGGGCTGCTCAATGGCGGCTACCGCCTGCGCACGACCCGCGGCCGCTACTTCCTCAAGCACCACTTCGACCCCGAGACCGCCGACCCGGACGCGATCGCCCGCCAACACCGGGCCACCCAACGCCTCGCCGCCCTGGGCGTCCCGGTGGCGCCCCCGCTCACCGGTCGCGACGGGCGCACGGTCGCGGTCGTCGGCGGCCACGCCTATGCCCTGCACCCCTGGATCGACGGCCGCCACCGACACGGCGGTCAGCTCACCACCGCGCAGTGCGCGCGACTCGGGTCACTGCTCGGGATGGTGCACGCGAGCCTCGAGCGCGTGATGCCGACACAGGCACGGACGCGCGCGAAGGGATGGACGCCACTCGAGAGCCCCGCCACGCGTGCGCACGGCCACCCACACATCCCGCGCCCCCGTCCGTCCACCGCACCCCCCACCCACAGCACCGACAGACACGGCTCCCGTGTGACGACCGGACACCGCAGCGACACGCGCCTCTCACCGCCACCCCCGCGGGCCGAGAGCACCCCCGCACCGATCCCCACGGCCGCCGGGGCGCCCGCGCCTCCCCCGTACGCCTCCGAGCCCCCCGCGCCTCACCCACTCACCACCGGGCCGACCACCGACGACCTGCGCCCGCCGAGCGCCGACCCCGCCGACACCTTCACCCTCATCGACGAGCTGCTCGGCCGCGTCCACCGGCACCGACCCTCCGACTCCTTCGACGAACTGGCCCGGTACCGGCTCCTGGAGCGGCGCGCACTGCTGGAGCAGCACGCCGACCGGCGGCCTCCGCGCGGCGGTTCGGTGGGCTGGGTGCACGGGGACTTCCACCCGTTCAACCTGCTCTACAAGGGGGACGCCCCGGCGGCGATCGTCGACTGGGACCGCCTGGGCGTGAAGCCCCGCGCGGAGGAGGCCGTACGTGCCGCCGCGATCTTCTTCGTGCTGCCCATGGGCGCTCTCGACCTGCCGAAGGTACGGGCCTACGCGCGCGCCTACCGGCGTACGGCCGGCGCCACACCCTCGCAGCTCGCGGCGGCCGTGCACCGCGTGTGGTGGGAGCGCCTGAACGACTTCTGGATGCTGCGCTGGCACTACGAGCGCGGCGACACCCGCGCGGACCCCCAGTTCCCGGCGGCCTCGGCGCTCGCGGTGTGGTGGACCCGGGAGTACGACGCGGTGTGCGACGCGTTCGCGGACTGA
- the pdhA gene encoding pyruvate dehydrogenase (acetyl-transferring) E1 component subunit alpha — protein sequence MTVESTAARTPRRSAGTTGTTGTKSTAGKRTTAKKPSATAKNPPSGEPGLVQLLTPEGKRVKNAEYDKYVAGITPEELRGLYRDMVLTRRFDAEATSLQRQGELGLWASLLGQEAAQIGSGRATREDDYVFPTYREHGVAWCRGVDPTNLLGMFRGVNNGGWDPNSNNFHLYTIVIGSQTLHATGYAMGVAKDGADSAVIAYFGDGASSQGDVAESFTFSSVYNAPVVFFCQNNQWAISEPTERQTRVPLYQRAQGYGFPGVRVDGNDVLACLAVTKWALERARSGEGPTLVEAYTYRMGAHTTSDDPTKYRADEEREAWEAKDPILRLRRHLEASNHTDEGFFAELEAESEALGRRVREAVRAMPDPDHFAIFENVYADGHALVDEERAQFAAYQASFADAEGGI from the coding sequence GTGACCGTGGAGAGCACTGCCGCGCGCACACCGCGACGCAGCGCGGGTACGACCGGTACGACCGGTACGAAGAGCACGGCCGGCAAGCGTACGACCGCCAAGAAGCCCTCGGCGACCGCAAAGAATCCGCCAAGCGGCGAGCCCGGACTCGTCCAGCTGCTGACGCCCGAGGGCAAGCGCGTCAAGAACGCCGAGTACGACAAGTACGTCGCCGGCATCACCCCCGAAGAGCTCCGCGGCCTGTACCGCGACATGGTGCTCACCCGCCGCTTCGACGCCGAGGCCACCTCCCTGCAGCGCCAGGGCGAGCTCGGCCTGTGGGCCTCCCTGCTCGGCCAGGAGGCCGCCCAGATCGGCTCCGGCCGCGCCACCCGGGAGGACGACTACGTCTTCCCGACCTACCGCGAGCACGGCGTCGCCTGGTGCCGAGGCGTCGACCCCACCAACCTCCTCGGCATGTTCCGCGGCGTGAACAACGGCGGCTGGGACCCCAACAGCAACAACTTCCACCTCTACACCATCGTCATCGGCTCCCAGACCCTGCACGCCACGGGCTACGCGATGGGCGTCGCCAAGGACGGAGCGGACTCGGCGGTCATCGCCTACTTCGGCGACGGCGCATCGAGCCAGGGCGACGTCGCCGAGTCCTTCACCTTCTCCTCGGTCTACAACGCCCCCGTGGTGTTCTTCTGCCAGAACAACCAGTGGGCGATCTCCGAGCCCACCGAGAGGCAGACCCGCGTCCCGCTCTACCAGCGCGCGCAGGGCTACGGCTTCCCGGGCGTCCGCGTCGACGGCAACGACGTGCTCGCCTGTCTCGCGGTCACCAAGTGGGCGCTGGAGCGCGCCCGCAGCGGCGAGGGCCCGACCCTGGTCGAGGCGTACACGTACCGGATGGGCGCTCACACCACCTCCGACGACCCGACCAAGTACCGGGCCGACGAGGAGCGTGAGGCCTGGGAGGCGAAGGACCCGATCCTGCGCCTTCGCCGGCATCTGGAGGCCTCAAACCACACGGACGAGGGGTTCTTCGCGGAACTGGAGGCGGAGAGCGAGGCGTTGGGCAGGCGAGTGCGCGAAGCGGTCCGCGCCATGCCGGACCCGGACCACTTCGCCATCTTCGAGAACGTGTACGCCGACGGGCACGCGCTCGTCGACGAGGAGCGAGCCCAGTTCGCCGCCTACCAGGCGTCGTTCGCGGACGCAGAAGGGGGAATCTGA